The Streptomyces sp. NL15-2K genome contains a region encoding:
- a CDS encoding L-aspartate oxidase produces the protein MTSTGIRLHAPAPGWNIDADVVVVGSGVAGLTAALRCEAAGLRTVVVTKARLDDGSTRWAQGGIAAALGEGDTPEQHLDDTLVAGVGLCDEEAVRILVTEGPAAVRRLIETGAHFDESAEGRLELTREGGHHRRRIAHAGGDATGAEISRALVEAVRARGVRAIENALVLDLLTDADGRTAGVTLHVMGEGQHDGVGAVHAPAVVLATGGMGQVFSATTNPSVSTGDGVALALRAGAEVSDLEFVQFHPTVLFLGPDAEGQQPLVSEAVRGEGAHLVDADGVRFMVGQHELAELAPRDIVAKGIMRRMQEQGAEHMFLDARHFGADMWEHRFPTILAACRAHGIDPVHEPIPIAPAAHYASGGVRTDPHGRTTVPGLYACGEVACTGVHGANRLASNSLLEGLVYAERIVADIAGSRAENGLHARVPAPVEHPEKPAHPLLEPEARFAIQRIMTEGAAVLRSAGSLATAADALQRLHTDARDALDENGKTAEPGVDTWEATNLLCVARVLVAAARLREETRGCHWREDHADRDDTTWRRHIVVRLNPDRTLAVHTTDTPDFPPTRQQHRPQEQ, from the coding sequence GTGACCAGCACAGGCATACGACTGCACGCGCCCGCGCCCGGGTGGAACATCGACGCGGACGTGGTCGTCGTCGGCTCCGGAGTCGCCGGCCTGACCGCGGCCCTGCGCTGCGAGGCTGCCGGCCTGAGGACGGTCGTCGTCACCAAGGCCCGCCTCGACGACGGCTCCACCCGCTGGGCGCAGGGCGGCATCGCCGCGGCCCTGGGCGAGGGCGACACCCCCGAACAGCACCTGGACGACACGCTGGTGGCGGGCGTGGGCCTGTGCGACGAGGAGGCCGTACGGATCCTCGTCACGGAGGGCCCCGCCGCCGTCCGCCGCCTCATCGAGACCGGCGCCCACTTCGACGAGTCCGCCGAAGGACGGCTGGAACTCACCCGCGAGGGCGGCCACCACCGCCGCCGTATCGCGCACGCCGGCGGCGACGCGACCGGCGCGGAGATCTCCCGGGCGCTCGTCGAGGCCGTACGCGCGCGTGGCGTGCGTGCGATCGAGAACGCGCTGGTCCTCGACCTGCTCACGGACGCCGACGGCCGCACCGCGGGCGTCACCCTGCACGTCATGGGCGAGGGCCAGCACGACGGCGTGGGAGCCGTGCACGCCCCCGCGGTCGTCCTCGCCACCGGCGGCATGGGCCAGGTGTTCTCCGCGACCACCAACCCGTCCGTGTCGACGGGCGACGGCGTGGCGCTCGCCCTGCGTGCGGGCGCGGAGGTCTCGGACCTGGAATTCGTGCAGTTCCACCCCACCGTGCTGTTCCTCGGCCCGGACGCGGAGGGCCAGCAGCCCCTGGTCTCCGAGGCCGTACGCGGCGAGGGCGCCCACCTCGTCGACGCCGACGGCGTGCGCTTCATGGTCGGGCAGCACGAGCTCGCCGAGTTGGCCCCCCGGGACATCGTCGCCAAGGGCATCATGCGCCGTATGCAGGAGCAGGGCGCCGAGCACATGTTCCTCGACGCCCGGCACTTCGGCGCCGACATGTGGGAGCACCGCTTCCCGACGATCCTCGCCGCCTGCCGTGCCCACGGCATCGACCCCGTCCACGAGCCCATCCCGATCGCCCCGGCCGCCCACTACGCCTCCGGCGGCGTCCGCACCGACCCCCACGGCCGTACGACCGTCCCCGGCCTGTACGCGTGCGGCGAGGTCGCCTGCACCGGCGTGCACGGCGCGAACCGGCTCGCGTCGAACTCCCTCCTGGAGGGCCTGGTCTACGCCGAGCGCATCGTCGCCGACATCGCCGGCAGCCGCGCGGAAAACGGCCTCCACGCGCGCGTACCCGCACCCGTCGAGCACCCCGAGAAGCCCGCGCACCCCCTGCTCGAACCCGAGGCCCGCTTCGCGATCCAGCGGATCATGACCGAGGGCGCGGCCGTCCTGCGCTCGGCCGGGTCCCTGGCGACCGCGGCGGACGCCCTCCAGCGGCTGCACACCGACGCCCGTGACGCCCTCGACGAGAACGGCAAGACGGCCGAGCCCGGCGTCGACACCTGGGAGGCCACCAACCTCCTGTGCGTGGCCCGCGTCCTGGTCGCCGCCGCGCGCCTGCGTGAGGAGACCCGCGGCTGCCACTGGCGCGAGGACCACGCCGACCGGGACGACACGACGTGGCGCCGCCACATCGTCGTACGGCTGAATCCGGACCGGACGCTGGCGGTACACACCACGGACACTCCAGACTTCCCCCCGACCCGGCAGCAGCACCGTCCCCAGGAGCAGTGA
- the panC gene encoding pantoate--beta-alanine ligase: protein MTTALLRTAGELHARARVGRRAVVMTMGALHEGHATLIRTAREIAGPDGEVVVTVFVNPLQFGKGEDLDRYPRTLDADVKIAEQSGADAVFAPAVEEVYPGGEPQVRISAGPMGERLEGASRPGHFDGMLTVVAKLLHLTRPDVALYGQKDAQQLALIRRMVRDLNFGIEIVGVPTVREEDGLALSSRNRYLSPAERRTALALSQALFAGRDRHAAQEALRARAREVPATHARAEALSALGESRAAADAHAVAKALPGAPSAVRAAARLVLDEAARLDPPLALDYLALVDPSDFTEIEDDFTGEAVLAVAARVGTTRLIDNIPLTFGAAS from the coding sequence ATGACCACAGCGCTGCTGCGCACCGCCGGCGAACTGCACGCACGCGCGCGCGTGGGCCGCCGTGCCGTCGTCATGACCATGGGCGCCCTGCACGAGGGCCACGCCACCCTGATCCGCACCGCGCGCGAGATCGCCGGCCCGGACGGCGAGGTCGTGGTCACCGTCTTCGTGAACCCCTTGCAGTTCGGCAAGGGCGAGGACCTCGACCGCTACCCGCGCACGCTGGACGCCGACGTCAAGATCGCCGAACAGTCCGGCGCCGACGCGGTGTTCGCCCCGGCCGTCGAGGAGGTCTACCCGGGCGGCGAGCCCCAGGTCCGGATCAGCGCCGGTCCCATGGGGGAGCGCTTGGAAGGCGCCTCCCGCCCCGGCCACTTCGACGGCATGCTCACCGTCGTCGCCAAGCTGCTGCACCTCACCCGCCCCGATGTGGCGCTGTACGGACAGAAGGACGCCCAGCAACTCGCCCTGATCCGGCGCATGGTGCGGGACCTGAACTTCGGCATAGAGATCGTCGGCGTCCCGACCGTGCGCGAGGAGGACGGCCTGGCCCTGTCCAGCCGCAACCGCTACCTCTCGCCCGCCGAGCGGCGCACCGCGCTCGCGCTGTCCCAGGCGCTGTTCGCGGGCCGCGACCGGCACGCCGCGCAGGAGGCACTGCGCGCGCGGGCGCGCGAAGTGCCCGCCACACACGCGCGAGCCGAGGCCCTCAGCGCCCTGGGCGAGTCCCGCGCGGCGGCCGACGCCCACGCCGTCGCGAAGGCGCTCCCGGGCGCCCCGTCGGCCGTCCGCGCGGCCGCCCGCCTGGTCCTCGACGAGGCCGCCCGCCTCGACCCGCCCCTGGCCCTGGACTACCTGGCCCTGGTCGACCCGTCCGACTTCACCGAGATCGAGGACGACTTCACCGGCGAGGCCGTTCTCGCCGTCGCAGCCCGGGTCGGGACGACCCGGTTGATCGACAACATCCCCCTCACCTTCGGAGCCGCCTCGTGA
- the nadC gene encoding carboxylating nicotinate-nucleotide diphosphorylase → MSTPDLPLAPTGGCGDGCACGAASDTVDEQYLECGLDPALAQLLADAGLDPVEVEDIANVAIQEDLAHGVDVTTVATIPEDAVATADFTAREAGVVAGLRVAEAVVSIVCTDEFEVERHVEDGDRVEAGQKLLSVTTRTRDLLTAERSALNLLCRLSGIATATRAWADALEGTKARVRDTRKTTPGLRSLEKYAVRCGGGVNHRMSLSDAALVKDNHVVAAGGVAQAFKAVREAFPDVPVEVEVDTLHQLREVVDAGADLILLDNFAPGDCEEAVAIVHGRSALEASGRLTLENARAYADTGVDYLAVGALTHSSPILDIGLDLREAE, encoded by the coding sequence GTGAGCACCCCCGACCTCCCCCTCGCGCCGACCGGAGGCTGCGGCGACGGCTGTGCCTGTGGCGCTGCCTCCGACACGGTGGATGAGCAATACCTGGAGTGCGGGCTCGACCCCGCGCTCGCCCAGCTCCTGGCCGACGCCGGACTCGACCCCGTGGAGGTCGAGGACATCGCCAACGTCGCCATCCAGGAGGACCTCGCCCACGGCGTGGACGTGACGACCGTCGCGACCATCCCCGAGGACGCCGTCGCCACCGCCGACTTCACCGCGCGCGAGGCAGGCGTCGTGGCCGGCCTGAGGGTCGCCGAAGCGGTCGTCTCGATCGTCTGTACGGACGAGTTCGAGGTCGAGCGCCATGTGGAGGACGGCGACCGCGTGGAGGCCGGGCAGAAGCTCCTGTCGGTCACCACGCGCACGCGTGACCTGCTGACGGCCGAACGCAGCGCCCTCAACCTCCTGTGTCGCCTGTCGGGCATCGCGACCGCCACGCGCGCGTGGGCGGACGCCCTGGAGGGCACCAAGGCCCGGGTGCGGGACACCCGCAAGACGACGCCGGGACTGCGCTCCCTGGAGAAGTACGCGGTGCGGTGCGGCGGCGGCGTCAACCACCGCATGTCGTTGTCCGACGCGGCCCTGGTCAAGGACAACCACGTGGTCGCCGCGGGCGGAGTCGCGCAGGCATTCAAGGCCGTACGGGAGGCCTTCCCGGACGTACCGGTCGAGGTCGAGGTCGACACCCTCCACCAGCTGCGCGAGGTCGTCGACGCGGGCGCCGACCTGATCCTGCTGGACAACTTCGCGCCGGGCGACTGCGAGGAGGCGGTGGCCATCGTCCACGGCCGCTCGGCGCTGGAGGCCTCGGGCCGCCTGACCCTGGAGAACGCGCGCGCGTACGCCGACACGGGCGTCGACTACCTCGCCGTAGGGGCCCTGACCCACTCCTCGCCGATCCTGGACATCGGCCTGGACCTGCGCGAGGCGGAGTAG